A genome region from Micromonospora inyonensis includes the following:
- a CDS encoding GntR family transcriptional regulator → MPIEVAPPKYVMIVNAVQQRIDDGTYPSGTMLPSETELIREFGASRPVVVRALDLLRQDGWIESRQGKGRFVLGRPGGGQRQRERRYGVLEDDERAESTLLDAGPTTATPRAAAALGLKPGAPVVARRRLITVDGVGPVELGTAFLPADLAKGTGVGGKDALPDGLLRHVASRKRVRFDHVTERISARLPTPEEAGLLQVDAAEPVLTVLLSVCDRTGKPLLGVDLLLPPSRHDLEDVYPLD, encoded by the coding sequence GTGCCGATCGAAGTTGCGCCGCCGAAGTACGTCATGATCGTCAATGCGGTGCAACAGCGCATCGATGACGGCACGTACCCATCGGGAACGATGCTGCCCAGCGAAACCGAGTTGATCCGGGAGTTCGGTGCTTCCCGGCCGGTTGTGGTCCGGGCGTTAGACCTGCTCCGGCAGGATGGCTGGATCGAGAGCAGGCAGGGCAAGGGCCGGTTCGTGCTCGGTCGGCCTGGTGGGGGCCAACGTCAGCGGGAACGCCGCTACGGGGTGCTGGAGGACGACGAGCGGGCCGAGTCAACGCTGCTCGATGCTGGGCCAACGACTGCCACGCCACGAGCGGCGGCAGCCCTGGGGCTGAAACCGGGTGCGCCGGTGGTCGCGCGTCGTCGCCTGATCACCGTTGATGGAGTCGGCCCGGTCGAGCTGGGTACGGCGTTCCTCCCCGCTGATCTGGCGAAGGGTACCGGCGTGGGAGGGAAGGACGCGCTGCCCGACGGGCTGCTCCGGCACGTGGCATCCCGCAAGCGGGTGCGCTTCGACCACGTGACCGAGCGGATTTCGGCGCGACTGCCCACACCGGAGGAAGCCGGATTGTTGCAGGTGGACGCGGCCGAACCTGTCCTTACCGTCCTACTGTCCGTTTGCGACCGGACCGGGAAACCGCTCCTTGGCGTGGACCTGCTCCTTCCGCCATCGCGGCACGATCTCGAAGACGTGTACCCCCTCGACTGA
- a CDS encoding DivIVA domain-containing protein, which yields MANRAVGVFRASSRLARLCPDQVRRTRFRRTGLGRRGLAEDHVYAFLRRIADELTARNAAEAGLREENARLKNALREWQSLHGSKPRHLADQG from the coding sequence ATGGCGAATCGAGCAGTAGGAGTTTTTCGGGCATCTTCCCGGCTGGCACGGCTCTGCCCTGACCAGGTCAGGAGGACCCGCTTTCGCCGCACGGGGCTCGGCCGGCGCGGCTTGGCCGAAGATCACGTCTATGCGTTCCTCCGTCGGATCGCCGACGAGCTGACCGCCAGGAATGCGGCCGAAGCGGGACTCCGAGAGGAGAACGCGCGACTCAAGAACGCCTTACGTGAGTGGCAGAGTCTTCACGGATCGAAGCCGCGCCACCTGGCTGACCAGGGCTGA
- a CDS encoding GNAT family N-acetyltransferase gives MYPITIPGRVINLREMRSDDAADALAIVGDDRVTRWLSFDSRDQAATVAMIEGTITRAQLEPRTEYYLAVADSTDRMIGFARLGLTGHQAAKLGYAISADHWGHGYASDAARTIVSYGFRELKLHRITAAIGPDNAASIAVAERLGMQYEGRLRDHVFTNGAWRDSLLYSILAPEWSHEEG, from the coding sequence ATGTACCCGATCACCATCCCCGGCCGCGTCATCAACCTGCGCGAGATGCGCTCCGATGACGCGGCCGACGCTTTGGCGATCGTCGGAGACGACCGCGTCACCCGCTGGCTCTCCTTCGACAGCCGCGACCAGGCCGCCACCGTAGCCATGATCGAAGGCACCATCACCCGCGCCCAGCTCGAACCCCGGACCGAGTACTACCTAGCCGTCGCCGACAGCACGGATCGCATGATCGGCTTTGCCCGACTCGGCCTAACCGGCCACCAGGCCGCCAAGCTCGGGTACGCCATCAGCGCCGACCACTGGGGTCACGGCTACGCCAGCGACGCCGCCCGCACCATCGTCAGCTACGGCTTCCGCGAGCTGAAGCTCCACCGCATCACCGCCGCCATCGGCCCCGACAACGCCGCCTCCATCGCCGTTGCCGAGAGACTCGGCATGCAGTACGAAGGCCGCCTCCGGGATCACGTCTTCACCAACGGTGCCTGGCGCGACTCCCTGCTCTACTCCATCCTCGCGCCAGAGTGGAGCCACGAGGAAGGCTGA